GGGTGTGCTGTCCGGCTCTCTCACTGGGTTTTTTCCATAGACTGCATTTAGGGAGAATTTCTCCCAGACTTACTGTTACCGTAAGTTGTACAGCCTGGGTGAAATTCTcccattgttactattattgtattattttgtaAACccttacataattttttttttcttttcaggcaAGATTTACTGAATAAATTGAGTGAATTATAAAGAATAAGCCATGTCCCGCAAAAAGCGATACACAGATGAAGAACTGGCTGAGATTATGAACACAACTGGGACTCTATCAGATATTTGTGGAGATAAAAGTGGTTCTGAAAGTGATAAGAGTGAAATTGATGAACTTGAAGTGGACCTATTATATGATAGTGATGAAGACAAAGAATATGTTCCTAAACCAGGAGAAGGTGGTGATGAGAGTTCTGATGAGGAAGACTGgagcaaggagaagaagaaaagggggaaaaggttATCCTCCACACCAGCCAAACGCCAGGCTACCCGTCCTGACTTCAGTACCCCATCAACCTCTGCTGACCGTTCCCTATCCCCAATTCCTACCGATCGTGCCACGTCCCAAGCACCTACTGCTTCTACTTCAGCTAGTCCTCCTGCTACTGATGGGGGAAGACACCAGCGTGATATTCCGCCCGTGGTCACGTTCAACACTACAACGATTGCCACCCCTAGTAACTTTAGGTGGAGTTGTCAGCCGCAGATCCCAGCTAGAGCAAGGACTTCCACAAGGAACATCATGAGTGCCTTTACTCCTGGCCCAACTCCAGGGGCGGCAAGGAATGCAGTGTCACCTGAGGAAGCTTTCAGTTTATATTTCAATGATGATATCATCCAAATTATTGTGACTTGGACTAACAAGACCATTGCTACAGTTGCCTCCAAATATAAAGTAAGATCAGCCACTTTTGCTCCCACTGTGCCATTAGAAGTCAAAGCACTGCTGGGTGTACTAGTCATCAGTGGCCAGAAGAACGATGAACACATCCCCACCAGTGAAATGTGGAGCTTGGATACAGGTTGTGCTCTATACCGTGTGGCAATGTCCGAGGCTCGGTTCAGGTTCCTTATTCGGTGTCTAAGATTCGACGACCCAGAAACACGACAGGCTCGGCGAGAGGATGACAAGTTTGCTGCTGTGAGGGAAATATGGgacatttttattgaaaaatgTGGCAAACTGTATGTCCCCCATGAAAACCTCACTGTTGATGAACAGCTACTGGGATTCAGAGGCCGCTGTCCCTTCCGTATGTATATCCCTAACAAGCCGGCCAAGTATGGCCTCAAGCTCGTTCTCATCAATGATAGTGAGTCCAGTTACTTACTTGGTGGCATCCCTTACTTGGGGAAGCAGGGGACTCAACCAAGGGGCAACCTTACACTCGGCCATCACTTTACCCGAGAGCTGACGAGGCCCTACCATGGAACACACCGGAACGTCACGACTGACAACTGGTTCACCTCTGTTCCCCTGGTATCAGATCTCCTAAATAACTGTGACATGACTCTTGTTGGCACAGTGCGCGCCAACAAGAAGGAGATAccgaaggagatgaaggagaaaggtaCAAGAAAGCGGGGATCAAGTGCCTTCCTGTACACAAAGGAAATGACTCTGGTGTCATATGTGTCTGATACAtccaaaacaacaaagaaactagTGTTGCTCCTGTCATCTCAGCACTCTCAGCCCAACATTGGCACTAAAGGAAAGCCGGAGATTATTGACTTCTACAATTCAACGAAAGGAGGAGTTGATACTTTTGATCAAATGTGTTCCCTGAGTTCCTGTTCGCGCAAAACAAGACGTTGGCCACTCTGTATCTTCTATGGAATGCTGAATGCTGCCAATGTGAACTCTTACATTATATACAAGGAGAATATGGAAAGAGGGGGCAACAGAAAAATCATGTCACGCAAG
This genomic window from Eriocheir sinensis breed Jianghai 21 chromosome 6, ASM2467909v1, whole genome shotgun sequence contains:
- the LOC126986482 gene encoding piggyBac transposable element-derived protein 4-like — protein: MSRKKRYTDEELAEIMNTTGTLSDICGDKSGSESDKSEIDELEVDLLYDSDEDKEYVPKPGEGGDESSDEEDWSKEKKKRGKRLSSTPAKRQATRPDFSTPSTSADRSLSPIPTDRATSQAPTASTSASPPATDGGRHQRDIPPVVTFNTTTIATPSNFRWSCQPQIPARARTSTRNIMSAFTPGPTPGAARNAVSPEEAFSLYFNDDIIQIIVTWTNKTIATVASKYKVRSATFAPTVPLEVKALLGVLVISGQKNDEHIPTSEMWSLDTGCALYRVAMSEARFRFLIRCLRFDDPETRQARREDDKFAAVREIWDIFIEKCGKLYVPHENLTVDEQLLGFRGRCPFRMYIPNKPAKYGLKLVLINDSESSYLLGGIPYLGKQGTQPRGNLTLGHHFTRELTRPYHGTHRNVTTDNWFTSVPLVSDLLNNCDMTLVGTVRANKKEIPKEMKEKGTRKRGSSAFLYTKEMTLVSYVSDTSKTTKKLVLLLSSQHSQPNIGTKGKPEIIDFYNSTKGGVDTFDQMCSLSSCSRKTRRWPLCIFYGMLNAANVNSYIIYKENMERGGNRKIMSRKKFMLQVGKALITPWATSRLLLPLPRSLQSLITTVCNVPSPGSAAGSPGTSFSDSSGALVRCCECPVKSDRKTHHRCNKCVRPMCPRHLYPVCGDCI